The region TGGAGATGAAAAGATAGGTTTGTAAGACTGGGGATGAACGGAAGCTAGCAAGAATAGCTTAGTTCGAGTGGAAGGAAGCAGCGGGTAGGGAAAAATAAATCGGCAAGTATAAAGTATAGCTTACGCGGACTAGGAAGTCCGCGTAAGCTGTAGCTTTAGTTCCGGACAAGGATGTCCGGAACAGCCCTGTATAAAGTATAAGTATGGCTTTTGAAGCCAGTTGGATTGCAAACCCAACATCATAGTAGGCACGAGTTGCAAACTCGCGCCAGCAGGGTTTCGAGTGGTAGGAGGCTGCGGCACAAGCGGACGCTTGCGCCAGAGGAAGAGGATAGACAGTGGTCAGTAATAGATTTATACTTCCACAGTATCTCTAAATCTCAATTTGAGTTATAGCCAATACAACCCCTTTATACTTTACCAGAACACTGGCCGCTCGGTGGTGCTGTTGGTAATCACCCGGCAATCATCCGGAAAAACGTATGGCCCGATGCGTACGCCCAGCTCCTCCCGCCGGATGACCAGGCTGCTCCTGGTTACCGCCGAAGCTCCGAAAAAGCCCAGCGCCCGCTCGCCGGTGACCGTGTTGGTGATGTTGCCGATGATGGTAGCCGGAGGCGGATCTTGTATACTTCCGCCGTTCTCGATCTGGGCCTTCAGAATGCGCCAGAAATCATAAGCGGCCTCCGAAAGAGAGAGTTGCTTTACCTCGAGGTGGTATTTGGTGCCGAAAGCTTGCTCTGTTACGGGGATTTGGGTTACGACATGCCGGCTCAGGAGGCCGCCGTTCAGCAGCCTGTCTTCCTGCACGTTTACGCTGTTGGTGGGGCCGGTCACCCAGCATACCTCGCAGCAATCCTTGGGCCTTGGCACCCGCACGCCTCTTATTTTTTCAGTATAATCCCAGGGCTGAGTATTCACCTGAAAGGTGCTCTGCCATTGCCACAGGTAGTAGTTCTTTTCTGTTTCCGGGTCTGGGGCATCAAGCAGCACATCCACCACATGGATCGTTACCTCCACATCTTCTTCGTTCAGGACCTGCTGCGGGCGCACCTCAAAGTATAAACTATCGATGGGCGGCACGGGCCGGAGCGTTTCGGGGACAGACGTATAGGTTTCTCCGCTTTTGGTTCGGATGCTCAAGGTATACGTACTGCCCAGCTGCCCCTGCAGGCCCGCCACGCTGGTCTGGTAGCGGCCCGGCGCTGTTTCGGTGAGCGTTTCCTGGTTTCCCTTATCGTCAGAAAGTATAAGGGTGGCTCCCATTTCCACGGCGCTCCAGTTGTCGGCGTAGCTGTCGTAAGGTTTGCTGCGGCTCAGCCGCACAGTGTAGGGGCCCGGCTCGTTGGTGATCAGGCCGTCTACTACCAGCATTTCCGCCTGGTCGTCTATCTCCAGGTCCAGTGGGTCAATGCAGCTGTTCATCAGCAGCAAGGCTATACTTAAAATGAGATGAAATCCACTTTTCATATTGCGTTACCTAAACTTGAAATCATAGGATATAGAGGGCAGCGGCACGCCCACCACCGCCAGTTGGTAGGCTCTGGGCGGAGAGCCGTATACTTGCCGGAAGAAAACCGAGTACGGATTTTTGCGCCCATACACGTTATAGAGCGAGAGGTTCCAGGTTCCTTCCCGGCGTCTGCCCTTTGCTTTGTCCGGCAGCAGCGACAGCGACAGGTCGAGCCGGTGGTAATCGGGGATGCGCTGCTGGTTACGGTCGCCGAAGTGGGGCACAATGAAATCGCCTATTACGTAATGCGAGAGCGGGGCCGTGATGGGGCGGCCAGTGCTGTAGGTAAAGGTTGCTGCCAATAGCCAGCGCTTGCCTGTTTCGTAGCTGCCCACCAGGTTTAAAGTATGAGGCTTGTCGTAGCTGGTCGGGTAATACGCGCCCTTGTTCACGGTTTCTTCTTCCGTTGCGCCCTGTACGGCAATCTCGGAGCGGGCGTAGGTGTAGTTCAGCCAGCCCGTCAGGCGCCCGCTCACTTTGCTTATACTTGCCTCCACGCCATAGGCCCTGCCTTCGCCTGCCAGCAAATCCGCCTCCAGCGTTTGGTTCAGGTATAAATTGGCCCCGTTTTTATAGTCCAGCATGTGCTCAATTCTTTTGTAATACCCTTCTACCGAGGCCTCTATGCTGTTCTTTCTGAAATTGCGAAAGTAGCCCAGGCTCACCTGGTCCCCGATCTGCGGCTTTATGTGGGTGTTGCTGCTTTTCCAGAAGTCGGTGGGTGAGATAGTGGTGGTGTTGGAGATGAGGTGGAGGTACTGCCGGTGGCGGTTATAGCCTAGCTTGACAGCACTGCGCTCATCCAAAGTATAGTTCACCGAGAAACGTGGCTCGGCGCCGTGGTAACTCTCGATTACTTCCCCGCTGCCGTAGCGCAAGGTATCCATAATCGTGCGCTCCTGCTTGGGCACGCCCGGCTGATACCGGTATACTTGCCCGGCCCCGTAGGTAGCGTAAAACGAATAACGCAGGCCATACATGACAGCTAACTTGGGCGAGAGCCGCACCTCATCGTTCCAGTACAGGGCGCTCTCCAGCGCCTGCTCCGGCTGCAGCTG is a window of Pontibacter kalidii DNA encoding:
- a CDS encoding DUF4249 domain-containing protein, with protein sequence MKSGFHLILSIALLLMNSCIDPLDLEIDDQAEMLVVDGLITNEPGPYTVRLSRSKPYDSYADNWSAVEMGATLILSDDKGNQETLTETAPGRYQTSVAGLQGQLGSTYTLSIRTKSGETYTSVPETLRPVPPIDSLYFEVRPQQVLNEEDVEVTIHVVDVLLDAPDPETEKNYYLWQWQSTFQVNTQPWDYTEKIRGVRVPRPKDCCEVCWVTGPTNSVNVQEDRLLNGGLLSRHVVTQIPVTEQAFGTKYHLEVKQLSLSEAAYDFWRILKAQIENGGSIQDPPPATIIGNITNTVTGERALGFFGASAVTRSSLVIRREELGVRIGPYVFPDDCRVITNSTTERPVFW